One Sanguibacter sp. HDW7 DNA window includes the following coding sequences:
- a CDS encoding amino acid ABC transporter ATP-binding protein, producing MTAQPVVEIRDLHKSFGPREVLQGVDLTIAPGEVVCVIGPSGSGKSTLLRCVNQLESATSGRIDVLGTEITDPDVDIDLLRSQVGMVFQSFNLFAHLTVLENCTVAQRKVLKRSKDEAERIALANLERVGLGDRGDAHPHQLSGGQQQRVAIARALSMDPQLMLFDEPTSALDPELVGDVLAVMRELAEGGMTMMVVTHEMAFARDVADRVVFIDGGVIVEQGDPADVIGKPQHPRTRLFLQRVLDPTHTHDATT from the coding sequence ATGACTGCCCAGCCCGTCGTGGAGATCCGCGACCTCCACAAGTCTTTCGGCCCGCGCGAGGTCCTCCAGGGCGTCGACCTCACGATCGCCCCCGGCGAGGTCGTGTGCGTCATCGGCCCGTCCGGCTCCGGCAAGTCGACGCTGCTGCGCTGCGTCAACCAGCTCGAGTCCGCGACGTCCGGCCGGATCGACGTGCTCGGCACCGAGATCACCGACCCCGACGTCGACATCGACCTGCTCCGCTCCCAGGTGGGCATGGTCTTCCAGAGCTTCAACCTCTTCGCGCACCTCACGGTGCTCGAGAACTGCACGGTCGCTCAGCGCAAGGTCCTCAAGCGCTCGAAGGACGAGGCCGAGCGGATCGCGCTCGCCAACCTCGAGCGGGTCGGCCTCGGCGACCGCGGCGACGCCCACCCCCACCAGCTCTCGGGCGGCCAGCAACAGCGCGTCGCGATCGCGCGCGCCCTGTCGATGGACCCGCAGCTCATGCTGTTCGACGAGCCGACGTCCGCGCTCGACCCCGAGCTCGTCGGCGACGTCCTCGCCGTCATGCGCGAGCTCGCCGAAGGTGGCATGACGATGATGGTCGTCACGCACGAGATGGCGTTCGCGCGCGACGTCGCCGACCGCGTCGTCTTCATCGACGGCGGCGTCATCGTCGAGCAGGGCGACCCGGCCGACGTCATCGGCAAACCGCAGCACCCGCGCACGCGACTCTTCCTCCAGCGCGTCCTCGACCCGACGCACACGCACGACGCGACGACCTGA
- a CDS encoding amino acid ABC transporter permease, translating to MTTQTPAAARTARARARLSPRRRRLLVRVVQYVVLVGALVALASLVKWDSVQENIFNVEAAKALLPKIPRAFGNTLLYMVCSFALSIVLGTLLALMRVSEVRLYRIVSTIYVEFFRGIPALLYVIAVGLALPLVLSVSLKSTLLKVTIALGMVSAAYVAETMRAGLQAVPKGQVEAARSLGMSQARTTVTVVVPQAFRIVLPPLTNEIILLTKDTALISSLGLMIPEFELTKIGQNALASGAGGGLTPLFVVGACYLVITIPLGIFARRLEAKGARSRS from the coding sequence ATGACCACGCAGACTCCGGCCGCGGCCCGGACCGCCCGGGCCCGGGCCCGGCTGAGTCCGCGCCGACGACGCCTCCTCGTGCGCGTCGTCCAGTACGTCGTGCTCGTGGGAGCGCTCGTCGCTCTCGCGAGCCTCGTGAAGTGGGACTCCGTCCAGGAGAACATCTTCAACGTCGAGGCCGCCAAGGCCCTCCTGCCGAAGATCCCGCGCGCGTTCGGCAACACCCTGCTCTACATGGTGTGCTCGTTCGCCCTCTCGATCGTCCTCGGCACCCTCCTCGCTCTCATGCGCGTCTCCGAGGTGCGCCTCTACCGCATCGTCTCGACGATCTATGTCGAGTTCTTCCGCGGCATCCCGGCGCTGCTCTACGTCATCGCCGTCGGACTCGCGCTCCCCCTCGTGCTGAGCGTCTCGCTCAAGTCGACGCTGCTCAAGGTGACGATCGCGCTCGGCATGGTCTCGGCGGCCTACGTCGCCGAGACGATGCGCGCCGGCCTCCAGGCCGTCCCCAAGGGACAGGTCGAGGCCGCCCGCTCGCTCGGCATGAGCCAGGCACGCACGACGGTCACGGTCGTCGTGCCGCAGGCGTTCCGCATCGTCCTGCCGCCGCTGACCAACGAGATCATCCTCCTCACGAAGGACACCGCGCTCATCTCGTCGCTCGGCCTCATGATCCCCGAGTTCGAGCTCACGAAGATCGGCCAGAACGCTCTCGCCTCAGGCGCAGGCGGCGGCCTCACGCCGCTGTTCGTCGTCGGCGCGTGCTACCTCGTCATCACGATCCCGCTCGGCATCTTCGCGCGAAGGCTCGAGGCCAAGGGTGCAAGGAGCCGCTCATGA
- a CDS encoding transporter substrate-binding domain-containing protein, whose protein sequence is MNASLTRILPVIAIGALALAGCSSDTDAPAATGTGTAASGVSLVKDGVLTVCTNPPFAPFEFEEGGAIVGLDMDITGQVAKDLGVTQTVLNVPFEAMESGAALESGQCDVIATGLSITDERKANLEFSAPYFDADLGILVKKDSGITSEADLAGKRIGVQISTDAEVWVTEKELGGVQFQDLGLQVQSLNADQVDAVMNDYAVLGSYVADGYELLAPVPTGATYGLAVKKGNTALLEKVNGTLERIKADGTWAEIYTARIGVAPSED, encoded by the coding sequence ATGAACGCCTCGCTCACCCGCATCCTCCCGGTCATTGCGATCGGCGCCCTCGCCCTCGCGGGCTGCTCCTCCGACACGGACGCCCCCGCGGCGACGGGCACGGGGACGGCCGCCTCGGGCGTCTCTCTCGTCAAGGATGGCGTCCTCACCGTCTGCACGAACCCGCCCTTCGCGCCGTTCGAGTTCGAGGAGGGCGGCGCGATCGTCGGCCTCGACATGGACATCACCGGCCAGGTCGCCAAGGACCTCGGCGTCACGCAGACCGTCCTCAACGTCCCGTTCGAGGCCATGGAGTCCGGCGCGGCCCTCGAGTCCGGCCAGTGCGACGTCATCGCCACCGGCCTGTCGATCACCGACGAGCGCAAGGCGAACCTCGAGTTCTCCGCGCCGTACTTCGACGCCGACCTCGGCATCCTCGTGAAGAAGGACTCGGGCATCACCTCCGAGGCCGACCTCGCGGGCAAGCGCATCGGCGTCCAGATCTCGACCGACGCCGAGGTGTGGGTCACCGAGAAGGAGCTCGGCGGCGTCCAGTTCCAGGACCTCGGCCTCCAGGTCCAGTCGCTCAACGCCGACCAGGTCGACGCCGTCATGAACGACTACGCCGTCCTCGGCTCCTACGTCGCCGACGGGTACGAGCTCCTCGCTCCCGTCCCGACGGGCGCGACCTACGGCCTCGCCGTGAAGAAGGGCAACACTGCTCTCCTCGAGAAGGTCAACGGCACCCTCGAGCGCATCAAGGCCGACGGCACGTGGGCCGAGATCTACACCGCGCGCATCGGCGTCGCCCCGAGCGAGGACTGA
- a CDS encoding long-chain fatty acid--CoA ligase — protein sequence MTLLESVSPDLNDVARDASIADLLAKRVAESGDGTLIEVKSHVAGTWRPVTARAFSDEVMAVAKGLMALGLALGDRVAIMSRTRYEWTLLDFAAWQAGLVPVPVYETSSVEQVRWILGNAGVRAVVVETAAHAALVEEARSEAPSVEHVLVLDDDAIATLRSGGADVSDADLAARTDALDGDAVATIIFTSGTTGRPKGVELTHRNFVHLARNGVRSLSEICAAPGSRTLLFLPLAHVFARYIEVMAVTSGSVLGHAPDIKNLLPDLGSFRPTYLLAVPRVFEKVYNSAEQKAGAGAKLKIFRWAAKVAIETSRAWDTPHGPSPALKAQHALAGRLVYSNLRSALGGRCTYAISGGAPLGERLTHFYRGIGLTILEGYGLTETTAPSAVNRPGSVAPGTVGLPFAGTSVRIAEDGEVLLQGDHVFRGYHDNPEATAEAFVDGWFRTGDLGSLDDAGRLRITGRKKEIIVTAGGKNVAPAVLEDRFRGHPLVSQCVVVGDQRPFIAALVTLDPEMLPGWLAARGLPSMSVADAAVHPEVLAALHRAAERANEAVSRAESIRKIRVLTTDFTETNGYLTPSLKVKRALVLTDFAGEVDAIYA from the coding sequence ATGACGCTCCTCGAGTCGGTCTCCCCCGACCTCAACGACGTCGCGCGCGACGCCTCGATCGCCGACCTGCTCGCGAAGCGGGTCGCCGAGTCGGGCGACGGCACGCTCATCGAGGTGAAGTCGCACGTCGCCGGCACGTGGCGTCCTGTCACGGCCCGCGCGTTCAGCGACGAGGTCATGGCGGTCGCCAAGGGCCTCATGGCTCTGGGCCTCGCTCTCGGCGACCGTGTCGCGATCATGTCGCGCACGCGCTACGAGTGGACGTTGCTGGACTTCGCCGCGTGGCAGGCGGGGCTCGTGCCCGTGCCCGTCTACGAGACGAGCTCGGTCGAGCAGGTCCGCTGGATCCTCGGCAACGCCGGCGTCCGCGCCGTCGTCGTCGAGACGGCGGCGCACGCCGCCCTCGTCGAGGAGGCGCGCTCGGAGGCCCCGTCCGTCGAGCACGTCCTCGTGCTCGACGACGACGCGATCGCGACGCTGCGTTCCGGCGGCGCCGACGTCTCCGACGCCGACCTCGCGGCGCGCACGGACGCGCTCGACGGCGACGCGGTGGCGACGATCATCTTCACGTCTGGCACGACGGGCCGCCCCAAGGGCGTCGAGCTCACGCACCGCAACTTCGTCCACCTCGCGCGCAACGGCGTGCGGTCGCTCAGCGAGATCTGCGCGGCGCCGGGATCCCGGACCCTGCTCTTCCTGCCGCTCGCGCACGTCTTCGCGCGGTACATCGAGGTCATGGCCGTGACGTCGGGCTCGGTGCTCGGGCATGCGCCCGACATCAAGAACCTCCTTCCGGACCTCGGCTCGTTCCGCCCGACGTACCTGCTCGCGGTGCCGCGCGTCTTCGAGAAGGTCTACAACTCGGCCGAGCAGAAGGCCGGGGCGGGCGCGAAGCTCAAGATCTTCCGCTGGGCGGCGAAGGTCGCGATCGAGACGTCGCGCGCGTGGGACACCCCGCACGGCCCCTCCCCCGCGCTCAAGGCGCAGCACGCCCTCGCGGGCCGGCTCGTCTACTCGAACCTGCGCTCGGCGCTCGGCGGCCGGTGCACGTACGCGATCTCGGGCGGCGCTCCGCTCGGCGAGCGCCTCACGCACTTCTACCGCGGCATCGGCCTGACGATCCTCGAGGGCTACGGGCTCACCGAGACGACGGCTCCGAGCGCCGTCAACCGTCCGGGTTCTGTCGCTCCGGGGACGGTCGGCCTGCCCTTCGCGGGGACGAGCGTGCGCATCGCCGAGGACGGCGAGGTGCTCCTCCAGGGCGACCACGTCTTCCGCGGGTATCACGACAACCCGGAGGCGACCGCCGAGGCGTTCGTCGACGGCTGGTTCCGCACGGGCGACCTCGGCTCGCTGGACGACGCGGGCCGGCTGCGCATCACGGGTCGCAAGAAGGAGATCATCGTCACCGCGGGCGGCAAGAACGTCGCACCTGCGGTGCTCGAGGACCGGTTCCGCGGGCACCCGCTCGTCAGCCAGTGCGTCGTCGTCGGTGACCAGCGGCCGTTCATCGCGGCGCTCGTCACGCTCGACCCTGAGATGCTGCCGGGCTGGCTCGCGGCGCGCGGACTGCCGTCGATGTCGGTCGCGGACGCCGCCGTGCACCCCGAGGTGCTCGCGGCGCTGCACCGCGCCGCCGAGCGCGCCAACGAGGCCGTCTCGCGCGCCGAGTCGATCCGCAAGATCCGCGTCCTGACGACGGACTTCACCGAGACGAACGGCTATCTCACGCCGTCGCTCAAGGTGAAGCGCGCACTCGTGCTCACGGACTTCGCGGGCGAGGTCGACGCGATCTACGCCTGA
- the valS gene encoding valine--tRNA ligase, translating into MSATSPLEPTIPATTANADGVFTAVVREVPDKVSLDGLEQRFDERWTAEETYAFDRTAERADVYSIDTPPPTVSGSLHVGHVFSYTHTDVVARFQRMLGKRVFYPMGWDDNGLPTERRVQNYYGVRCDPSLPYVEGYEPPLQGAEGKSVKAADQQPISRKNFVELCERLTAEDEKQFEALWRHLGLSVDWTRTYQTIGSGAQGVAQTAFLRNLARGEAYTAEAPGLWDVTFQTAVAQAELEARDYPGHFHKVNFHAPDGTAVQIETTRPELLPACVALIAHPDDERYKHLFGTTVSSPLFGVEVPVLAHTAAEPDKGAGIAMCCTFGDLTDVQWWRELQLPTRSVLNRDGRITRETPEWISSEAGRAMFEEMAGKTTFSARTAVVDALRASGDLDGEPVATQRKTNFFEKGDKPLEIVTSRQWYIRNGGRDADLNAALLARGSELGFHPDFMRVRYENWVGGLNGDWLISRQRFFGVPIPVWYPVDAEGQPVWESPIVPDETSLPIDPSSDVPAGYTAEQRGQAGGFVGDPDIMDTWATSSLTPQIAGGWLSDPDLFARVFPMNLRPQGQDIIRTWLFSTVVRSHLEHGSLPWSDAAISGWILDPDRKKMSKSKGNVVTPMGLLEEHGSDAVRYWAASARLGTDAAFEVGQMKIGRRLAIKILNASKFALSFAGEGEIRLDPAAVTVPLDRAMLAGLADVVDAATEALAAYDHTRALELSETFFWTFCDDYLELVKDRAYGGGDAEVSAETLSARTALALALDTMLRLFAPVLPFATEEVWSWWRDGSVHTAPWPVAAPLRAAAGPDARLAELTAAGNALAALRKIKSEAKVSMRTPILLAEVAVPAASLPAVEQAAGDVRGAGRVTGELVLVAAAEGQGSADVQGGIVVVRSELGEPEARKPKA; encoded by the coding sequence ATGAGCGCAACCTCACCTCTCGAGCCGACCATCCCCGCCACGACCGCGAACGCCGACGGCGTCTTCACCGCCGTCGTGCGGGAGGTACCGGACAAGGTGAGCCTCGACGGTCTCGAGCAGCGCTTCGACGAGCGCTGGACCGCCGAGGAGACGTACGCGTTCGACCGCACGGCTGAGCGCGCCGACGTCTACTCGATCGACACGCCGCCCCCGACGGTCTCGGGCTCCCTCCACGTGGGCCACGTCTTCTCGTACACGCACACGGACGTCGTCGCGCGTTTCCAGCGCATGCTCGGCAAGCGCGTCTTCTACCCGATGGGCTGGGACGACAACGGCCTGCCCACCGAGCGCCGCGTGCAGAACTACTACGGCGTGCGCTGCGACCCGTCGCTGCCCTACGTCGAGGGCTACGAGCCGCCGCTGCAGGGCGCCGAGGGCAAGAGCGTCAAGGCCGCCGACCAGCAGCCGATCAGCCGCAAGAACTTCGTCGAGCTGTGCGAGCGGCTCACCGCGGAGGACGAGAAGCAGTTCGAGGCGCTGTGGCGCCACCTCGGCCTCTCCGTCGACTGGACGCGCACGTACCAGACGATCGGCTCCGGCGCGCAGGGCGTCGCGCAGACGGCGTTCCTCCGCAACCTCGCCCGCGGCGAGGCGTACACGGCCGAGGCTCCGGGCCTGTGGGACGTGACGTTCCAGACGGCCGTCGCGCAGGCCGAGCTCGAGGCGCGCGACTACCCGGGCCACTTCCACAAGGTGAACTTCCACGCGCCCGACGGCACGGCCGTCCAGATCGAGACGACGCGTCCCGAGCTTCTGCCGGCGTGCGTCGCCCTCATCGCTCACCCCGACGACGAGCGGTACAAGCACCTCTTCGGCACGACGGTCTCGTCGCCGCTGTTCGGCGTCGAGGTTCCCGTCCTCGCGCACACGGCGGCCGAGCCCGACAAGGGCGCCGGCATCGCGATGTGCTGCACCTTCGGCGACCTCACCGACGTCCAGTGGTGGCGCGAGCTCCAGCTGCCGACGCGCTCGGTCCTCAACCGGGACGGTCGGATCACGCGCGAGACCCCCGAGTGGATCTCGTCGGAGGCCGGGCGGGCGATGTTCGAGGAGATGGCCGGCAAGACGACGTTCTCCGCACGCACCGCGGTCGTCGACGCGCTCCGCGCGTCCGGCGACCTCGACGGCGAGCCCGTCGCGACGCAGCGCAAGACGAACTTCTTCGAGAAGGGCGACAAGCCCCTCGAGATCGTCACGAGCCGCCAGTGGTACATCCGCAACGGCGGCCGCGACGCGGACCTCAACGCCGCCCTGCTCGCGCGCGGCTCCGAGCTCGGCTTCCACCCCGACTTCATGCGCGTGCGCTACGAGAACTGGGTCGGCGGCCTCAACGGCGACTGGCTCATCTCGCGCCAGCGCTTCTTCGGCGTGCCGATCCCGGTCTGGTACCCGGTCGACGCCGAGGGCCAGCCCGTGTGGGAGTCGCCGATCGTCCCCGACGAGACCTCGCTGCCGATCGACCCGTCGTCCGACGTCCCGGCCGGCTACACGGCCGAGCAGCGCGGGCAGGCCGGCGGCTTCGTCGGCGACCCCGACATCATGGACACGTGGGCGACGAGCTCGCTCACCCCGCAGATCGCCGGCGGCTGGCTCTCCGACCCCGACCTCTTCGCCCGTGTCTTCCCGATGAACCTGCGCCCGCAGGGCCAGGACATCATCCGCACGTGGCTGTTCTCGACGGTCGTGCGCTCGCACCTCGAGCACGGCTCGCTGCCGTGGTCGGACGCTGCGATCTCGGGCTGGATCCTCGACCCGGACCGCAAGAAGATGTCGAAGTCGAAGGGCAACGTCGTCACGCCGATGGGTCTGCTCGAGGAGCACGGCTCGGACGCGGTCCGCTACTGGGCGGCCTCGGCGCGCCTCGGCACCGACGCTGCCTTCGAGGTCGGCCAGATGAAGATCGGCCGTCGCCTCGCGATCAAGATCCTCAACGCGTCGAAGTTCGCGCTGTCGTTCGCGGGCGAGGGCGAGATCCGTCTCGACCCGGCCGCCGTGACGGTGCCGCTCGACCGCGCGATGCTCGCGGGCCTCGCCGACGTCGTCGACGCGGCGACCGAGGCGCTCGCGGCCTACGACCACACGCGTGCGCTCGAGCTCTCCGAGACGTTCTTCTGGACGTTCTGCGACGACTACCTCGAGCTCGTCAAGGACCGCGCGTACGGCGGCGGCGACGCCGAGGTCTCCGCGGAGACGCTCTCGGCGCGCACCGCGCTCGCGCTCGCGCTCGACACGATGCTCCGCCTCTTCGCGCCGGTCCTGCCGTTCGCGACCGAGGAGGTCTGGTCGTGGTGGCGCGACGGCTCGGTCCACACCGCCCCGTGGCCTGTCGCGGCCCCGCTGCGCGCTGCCGCCGGTCCGGACGCGCGCCTCGCTGAGCTCACGGCGGCGGGCAACGCGCTCGCCGCGCTCCGCAAGATCAAGTCGGAGGCCAAGGTCTCGATGCGCACCCCGATCCTCCTCGCCGAGGTCGCCGTGCCGGCAGCGTCGCTGCCGGCGGTCGAGCAGGCAGCGGGCGACGTCCGCGGCGCCGGCCGCGTCACGGGCGAGCTCGTGCTCGTCGCGGCCGCGGAGGGCCAAGGCTCGGCGGACGTCCAGGGTGGCATCGTCGTCGTGCGTTCCGAGCTCGGGGAGCCCGAGGCCCGGAAGCCGAAGGCCTGA
- a CDS encoding TIGR03557 family F420-dependent LLM class oxidoreductase, translated as MDLTIGYAAMLEQFHPTEVVALSAYAEEHGFSGVMAADHFQPWVPQQGHSAFVWNVLAALGERTKGDIGPGVTAPTFRWHPAMVAQASATLAAMYPGRHWLGLGSGEALNEHITGQYWPEAPERINRMFEAIEIIKKLFSASLAGKDTKHSGQFFKLESTRLWTMPEVAPEILVATAGPVTAKRAGRHADGLITVGAPLEKISMLFGKFDDGVRESGRDPESLPKVLQIHLSWAPTDEEAMANAMVEWPNGGMKFPKADIRSPFEFEQIARLVRPEDFEGRMVISADPDVHRANIQKYVDLGFDRIYLHNVGRNQREWIDVFSRDVLPKLTR; from the coding sequence ATGGACCTCACGATCGGCTACGCCGCGATGCTCGAGCAGTTCCACCCGACCGAGGTCGTGGCGCTGTCGGCCTACGCCGAGGAGCACGGCTTCTCCGGCGTCATGGCCGCGGACCACTTCCAGCCGTGGGTGCCGCAGCAGGGGCACAGCGCGTTCGTGTGGAACGTCCTCGCGGCGCTCGGCGAGCGGACCAAGGGCGACATCGGACCAGGGGTCACGGCGCCGACGTTCCGCTGGCACCCCGCGATGGTCGCGCAGGCGAGCGCGACGCTCGCCGCGATGTACCCGGGACGCCACTGGCTCGGGCTCGGCTCGGGCGAGGCGCTCAACGAGCACATCACGGGCCAGTACTGGCCCGAGGCCCCCGAGCGCATCAATCGCATGTTCGAGGCCATCGAGATCATCAAGAAGCTCTTCAGCGCCTCGCTCGCCGGCAAGGACACGAAGCACTCGGGGCAGTTCTTCAAGCTCGAGTCGACGCGCCTGTGGACCATGCCCGAGGTCGCACCGGAGATCCTCGTCGCGACGGCCGGCCCCGTCACCGCGAAGCGCGCCGGGCGCCACGCCGACGGTCTCATCACCGTCGGGGCGCCCCTCGAGAAGATCTCCATGCTCTTCGGCAAGTTCGACGACGGCGTGCGCGAGTCGGGCCGCGACCCCGAGTCCTTGCCCAAGGTCCTCCAGATCCACCTCTCGTGGGCGCCGACGGATGAGGAAGCCATGGCGAACGCCATGGTCGAGTGGCCCAACGGCGGCATGAAGTTCCCCAAGGCCGACATCCGCTCGCCGTTCGAGTTCGAGCAGATCGCACGCCTCGTGCGCCCCGAGGACTTCGAGGGCCGCATGGTCATCTCCGCCGACCCCGACGTCCACCGCGCGAACATCCAGAAGTACGTCGACCTCGGCTTCGACCGCATCTACCTCCACAACGTCGGCCGCAACCAGCGGGAGTGGATCGACGTCTTCTCGCGCGACGTCCTGCCCAAGCTCACCCGGTGA
- a CDS encoding coenzyme F420-0:L-glutamate ligase, whose translation MSGFTVTAPDGLGEVRPGDDLAALVASACPDLADGDVVVVASKIVSKSEGRIVAADDREAAITAETVRVVASRDRPGGPPLRIVENRLGLVMAAAGVDASNTAEGTVLLLPVDPDDSARRLRAGLRARLGVRVGVVVTDTAGRVWRDGLVDLAIGAAGLHVVEDERGRRDSAGRELGMTVRAVADEIAAAADLVKGKVTGRPVAVVRGLGHLTTDDDGPGARVLPRLGEADLFSEGTAEAYARGLADGRAGR comes from the coding sequence GTGAGCGGGTTCACCGTCACGGCGCCCGACGGACTCGGAGAGGTCCGCCCCGGCGACGACCTCGCCGCGCTCGTCGCGTCGGCGTGCCCGGACCTCGCCGACGGCGACGTCGTCGTCGTCGCGAGCAAGATCGTCTCGAAGTCCGAGGGACGCATCGTCGCCGCCGACGACCGTGAGGCCGCGATCACCGCGGAGACGGTGCGCGTCGTCGCCTCGCGTGACAGACCAGGCGGGCCGCCCCTGCGCATCGTCGAGAACCGGCTCGGGCTCGTCATGGCCGCTGCGGGGGTCGACGCATCGAACACCGCCGAGGGCACGGTGCTGCTGCTTCCCGTCGACCCCGACGACTCGGCGCGACGCCTGCGAGCGGGACTGCGTGCGCGGCTCGGCGTGCGCGTCGGCGTCGTCGTCACCGACACGGCAGGGCGGGTCTGGCGCGACGGCCTCGTCGACCTCGCGATCGGAGCCGCCGGGCTCCACGTCGTCGAGGACGAGCGCGGCCGGCGCGACTCGGCCGGGCGCGAGCTCGGCATGACCGTCCGCGCCGTCGCCGACGAGATCGCGGCAGCGGCCGACCTCGTCAAGGGCAAGGTCACGGGCCGGCCCGTCGCCGTCGTCCGTGGGCTCGGCCACCTCACGACCGACGACGACGGACCCGGCGCGCGCGTCCTGCCGCGCCTCGGCGAGGCCGACCTCTTCAGCGAGGGGACGGCCGAGGCCTACGCGCGCGGTCTCGCTGACGGGCGCGCGGGGCGCTGA
- a CDS encoding alpha/beta fold hydrolase, translating into MELFTHRSGNPGGPRMLLLHGFTEDGTTWPDLVERWHGAWDIVGVDLRGHGRSPRFAPDEVAHASEVMLDDVIELLAQQPEPVVLLGHSLGGNLALRAACRLPDRVRALVLEDPSSPFGPDDDVSGFVTGTLEFLDSLADRDGEVARMRRATTWSHAEIDAWADSKPLVDRSAVGRGIGAGGDWPALWRDVAVPTLLVVPPGSTMAPLDHGNPRVSRVVVPGAGHCVRRDRPEEFFTAVEEFLGAH; encoded by the coding sequence ATGGAACTCTTCACGCATCGCTCCGGCAACCCCGGGGGGCCGCGCATGCTGCTGCTCCATGGCTTCACCGAGGACGGCACGACGTGGCCCGACCTCGTCGAACGCTGGCACGGTGCGTGGGACATCGTCGGGGTCGACCTCCGCGGGCACGGCAGATCGCCGCGGTTCGCGCCCGACGAGGTCGCGCACGCGTCGGAGGTCATGCTCGACGACGTGATCGAGCTCCTTGCGCAGCAGCCTGAGCCGGTCGTGCTGCTCGGGCACTCGCTCGGGGGCAACCTGGCGCTCCGTGCAGCGTGCCGACTGCCTGATCGGGTGCGCGCTCTCGTGCTCGAGGACCCGTCGTCGCCGTTCGGACCCGACGACGACGTCTCCGGATTCGTCACGGGGACGCTCGAGTTCCTCGACTCGCTCGCGGACCGCGACGGCGAGGTCGCACGCATGCGACGCGCGACCACGTGGAGCCACGCAGAGATCGATGCGTGGGCCGACTCGAAACCACTGGTCGACCGGTCCGCCGTGGGGCGCGGCATCGGCGCCGGAGGGGACTGGCCCGCGCTGTGGCGCGACGTCGCGGTGCCGACGCTCCTCGTCGTCCCACCGGGGTCGACCATGGCGCCGCTGGACCACGGCAACCCGCGGGTGAGCCGCGTCGTCGTCCCCGGGGCGGGGCACTGCGTGCGCCGCGACCGCCCGGAGGAGTTCTTCACGGCCGTCGAGGAGTTCCTCGGAGCTCACTGA